From one Bifidobacterium sp. WK012_4_13 genomic stretch:
- a CDS encoding cell division protein — translation MTDNTENNDLHGSAMDDDTGESEVRSFAVSADGSVAPQAPQVPQAAGKSSDSTSPADQEDEPNHDSVEPSPMPRPAPASSSSAQRGESTKDPYAAYRRQSEVTNDEVADNEDADNEATGFVPAAAVNSASYADSKQNAQPLFSPDSLPDMSERHGGQSFDDGDEDSSHAEFTTVYDIIDAMQQSLDEAKAGLFTPGVVKIDKNEFSNSIVELKKMLPVQLERASALMRESERRLQNARTQANAIIASAQSRAADTVREAKEQAQFLAGQENVVAIAEQKAKVILDTARSKASTLSQGADRYSIRVMNDLDEQLNKIQQDVQAGLRVLDERQQKAQQQSQQSQQNQ, via the coding sequence ATGACAGACAACACAGAGAACAATGACTTGCATGGCAGCGCGATGGACGACGACACGGGCGAATCGGAAGTGCGCAGCTTCGCCGTGTCAGCCGACGGGAGCGTCGCTCCTCAGGCTCCTCAGGTGCCACAGGCTGCTGGTAAATCTTCAGACTCAACTTCCCCAGCAGACCAAGAAGACGAACCCAATCACGATTCCGTTGAACCTTCGCCGATGCCGCGTCCCGCCCCAGCGTCGAGCAGCTCAGCCCAGCGCGGCGAATCCACCAAGGACCCCTACGCCGCCTATCGCAGACAGAGTGAGGTGACCAACGATGAAGTCGCCGACAATGAAGATGCCGACAATGAGGCGACGGGGTTCGTTCCCGCGGCTGCAGTCAACTCCGCGTCATACGCGGATTCCAAGCAGAACGCTCAACCGCTCTTCTCTCCAGATTCGCTGCCCGATATGAGCGAACGCCATGGCGGCCAGTCTTTTGATGACGGTGACGAAGATTCATCGCATGCCGAATTCACCACGGTCTATGACATCATCGACGCTATGCAGCAGAGTCTGGACGAAGCCAAGGCCGGGCTGTTCACGCCCGGGGTGGTGAAAATCGACAAGAATGAGTTCTCCAACAGCATAGTGGAACTGAAAAAGATGCTGCCGGTTCAGCTTGAACGTGCATCTGCCCTGATGCGAGAGTCAGAGCGCAGATTGCAGAATGCCAGAACTCAGGCGAACGCAATCATTGCAAGCGCTCAGAGCAGGGCCGCCGACACCGTCCGCGAAGCCAAGGAGCAGGCGCAATTTCTTGCCGGTCAAGAGAATGTGGTCGCCATCGCGGAACAGAAGGCGAAGGTCATTCTTGACACGGCACGCTCGAAGGCGTCTACACTCTCTCAGGGAGCTGATCGCTATTCCATCAGAGTGATGAATGACCTGGACGAGCAACTCAACAAGATTCAGCAGGATGTGCAGGCGGGACTGAGGGTCCTTGATGAACGGCAGCAGAAGGCTCAGCAGCAGTCTCAGCAATCCCAGCAGAATCAGTGA
- the coaD gene encoding pantetheine-phosphate adenylyltransferase, whose product MTIAVCPGSYDPVTSGHMDVIERCSNFFCEVHVVVAANAAKTPLFTDEERVLMIRRALDDDGYSKIKVVATSGLITDYCMHVGASVIVKGLRQNGDYEAELGMALVNRKLSNVETLFLPADPVREHISSSIVKDVARHGGDVTGMVPDCVVAMLRRALNGEKSSI is encoded by the coding sequence ATGACTATTGCAGTGTGCCCAGGCTCATATGACCCCGTGACATCGGGACATATGGATGTTATCGAACGATGCAGCAACTTTTTCTGCGAGGTTCACGTCGTCGTGGCCGCGAATGCGGCAAAGACGCCGCTCTTCACCGACGAGGAGCGCGTTCTGATGATTCGAAGGGCTTTGGACGACGATGGATACTCGAAAATCAAGGTTGTCGCCACCAGCGGATTGATAACCGATTATTGCATGCATGTGGGTGCTTCGGTTATCGTGAAGGGATTACGACAGAATGGCGATTACGAGGCCGAGTTGGGGATGGCTCTGGTGAATCGAAAGCTCTCCAACGTTGAGACGCTGTTTCTTCCGGCGGATCCGGTGAGGGAGCACATTTCCAGCTCCATCGTCAAGGATGTCGCCAGACATGGTGGCGATGTTACCGGCATGGTTCCCGATTGCGTCGTGGCCATGCTGCGTCGAGCACTTAACGGTGAAAAGAGTTCAATATGA
- a CDS encoding DUF3039 domain-containing protein produces MNEEGESPLSDPDQSTGTAVLERPETKEETRQSDDGDADRFAHYVSRERIAESRMTGRPVVALCGKVWVPKHDPSQYPVCPDCKRIYEEMRR; encoded by the coding sequence ATGAACGAGGAAGGCGAATCGCCTCTTTCCGATCCTGACCAGTCCACTGGGACCGCGGTCCTGGAACGTCCTGAGACCAAGGAAGAGACGAGGCAGTCCGATGACGGCGATGCGGACAGATTCGCCCATTATGTTTCGAGAGAGCGCATCGCTGAATCGCGAATGACCGGAAGGCCGGTGGTTGCGCTGTGCGGCAAGGTGTGGGTGCCGAAGCACGACCCGTCGCAGTATCCGGTCTGCCCGGATTGCAAGCGCATATATGAGGAGATGCGCCGCTGA
- a CDS encoding aldo/keto reductase: MQYINGHIEPNEGRYDSMRYNRAGRSGLKLPEVCLGLWHNFGDAAAMDRMEELIYTAFDNGITHMDAANNYGPSSGSAERNLGRILGRGLRDYRDELVISTKAGYPMWNGPYGDGGSRKYLLASLDQSLERMGLDYVDIFYHHRMDPDTPLEETVGALDSAVKSGKALYVGLSNYDGETMKRAARMLDELHCPFIINQNRYSIFDRTIERNGLKDAANELGKGIITFSPLAQGLLTDRYLHGIPSDSRIARDGRFLNSSAITKKRLEQIRELNDVASHRGQTLAEMALAWILKDGSITSVLIGASKPSQILDDIGALKNLSFSDDELRSIDRISLGNDAE, from the coding sequence ATGCAATACATCAATGGACATATCGAACCGAACGAGGGTCGCTATGATTCAATGCGCTACAACCGAGCAGGGCGCAGCGGACTGAAGCTGCCAGAGGTCTGTCTCGGACTGTGGCACAACTTCGGCGATGCAGCCGCGATGGACCGCATGGAGGAACTGATCTATACGGCATTCGACAACGGCATCACGCATATGGATGCAGCGAACAACTACGGGCCTTCCAGCGGCAGCGCAGAGCGCAACCTTGGTCGCATACTCGGACGTGGCCTTCGCGACTATCGCGATGAGCTGGTCATCAGCACCAAGGCCGGCTACCCCATGTGGAACGGCCCCTACGGCGATGGCGGCAGCCGAAAGTATCTGCTAGCCAGCCTGGATCAGAGTCTCGAACGCATGGGCCTCGACTATGTCGATATCTTCTATCACCATCGCATGGATCCGGACACTCCCTTGGAAGAGACAGTGGGGGCTCTGGATTCGGCTGTGAAGAGCGGAAAGGCACTGTACGTCGGACTCTCAAACTACGACGGCGAGACCATGAAGCGTGCAGCCAGGATGCTTGACGAGCTGCATTGCCCATTCATCATCAATCAGAATCGTTACTCCATTTTCGACAGAACCATCGAACGCAACGGCCTCAAGGACGCGGCGAACGAGCTTGGCAAGGGCATCATCACCTTCAGTCCCCTTGCACAGGGGCTGCTCACTGACCGCTATCTTCATGGCATTCCTTCAGACAGCAGAATCGCACGTGACGGACGGTTCCTGAATTCATCAGCAATAACCAAGAAACGCTTGGAGCAGATTCGCGAGCTCAATGACGTCGCCTCGCATCGTGGTCAGACTCTTGCAGAGATGGCGCTTGCATGGATTCTCAAGGATGGCAGCATCACCAGCGTGCTTATCGGAGCTTCCAAGCCGTCGCAGATTCTCGATGACATCGGAGCCTTGAAGAATCTCTCGTTCAGCGATGACGAGCTACGAAGCATCGATCGAATCTCACTTGGAAACGATGCTGAGTGA
- a CDS encoding nicotinate phosphoribosyltransferase, producing MVASRGFTDAYSPALMTDMYEYTMLDAALKDGTANRNCVFEIYTRHLPEGRRYAVLAGTGRILDALQHFHLSEEDIAFLRDRKVVSERTAVWLENFHFSGTIRGYREGEMFFPDSPILQVEGSFAECTLLETLLLSILNYDSAVASAASRMVSAAGDRPCMDMGGRRTNEWAAVSAARAAVVGGFKGTANLLAAKLYDLHAIGTAAHSFTLLHDDERQAFTSQIEALGIGTTLLTDTYDIESAVKTAVEVAGPELGGVRIDSGDLASLAQRVRNQLDALGATNTKITVTNDLDEYALAALQTAPVDSYGVGTMLVTGSGAPTCAMVYKLTERENGAGVMQPVAKKSKNKGNTPGRKLAYRSYEYNLADCEHIVSGSEDQLAQYHPQDGWRDLLVDYVVKGEINAEYQGNDAIITAQEHRTQALHELPITAQSLMKGDPAIPTEITVL from the coding sequence ATGGTCGCTTCTCGAGGATTCACCGACGCTTACTCGCCGGCATTGATGACTGACATGTATGAATACACGATGCTCGACGCGGCATTGAAGGATGGCACGGCGAATCGCAACTGTGTGTTCGAGATCTATACGCGCCATCTTCCCGAAGGCCGACGCTACGCCGTTCTCGCAGGAACCGGCAGAATCCTGGATGCCCTGCAGCACTTTCATCTTTCGGAAGAGGACATCGCCTTTCTGCGCGATCGCAAGGTCGTGAGCGAGAGAACCGCAGTCTGGCTCGAGAACTTCCACTTCTCAGGCACCATCCGCGGATATCGTGAGGGAGAGATGTTCTTCCCCGATTCACCGATTCTGCAGGTCGAGGGAAGCTTCGCAGAGTGCACGCTGCTGGAGACCCTGCTGCTGTCGATTCTCAACTATGACTCTGCGGTGGCTTCGGCGGCATCGCGCATGGTTTCCGCCGCAGGTGACCGCCCCTGCATGGATATGGGCGGTCGCAGAACCAATGAATGGGCTGCCGTCAGCGCCGCAAGGGCCGCAGTCGTGGGAGGGTTCAAGGGCACGGCGAATCTCTTGGCCGCGAAGCTCTATGACCTGCACGCAATCGGCACTGCAGCGCATAGCTTCACGCTGCTGCATGATGATGAACGACAGGCGTTCACCTCGCAGATCGAGGCGCTTGGAATCGGAACGACATTGCTGACCGACACCTATGACATCGAAAGCGCGGTGAAAACAGCAGTCGAGGTCGCAGGACCGGAGTTGGGCGGCGTGCGAATCGATTCCGGCGATCTGGCATCGCTGGCGCAGCGCGTACGGAATCAGCTCGATGCCTTGGGCGCTACCAATACCAAGATCACCGTGACGAACGATCTGGACGAATACGCTCTGGCCGCCTTGCAGACAGCTCCTGTCGACTCCTATGGCGTCGGCACGATGCTCGTCACGGGATCTGGCGCTCCCACCTGCGCGATGGTATACAAGCTCACGGAACGTGAGAATGGCGCAGGAGTGATGCAGCCCGTCGCAAAGAAGTCGAAGAACAAGGGCAACACTCCTGGCCGCAAGCTTGCATACCGTTCATATGAATACAATCTGGCTGACTGCGAGCATATCGTCTCCGGTTCGGAAGACCAGCTTGCTCAGTATCATCCGCAGGATGGCTGGCGCGATCTGCTGGTCGACTACGTGGTGAAGGGCGAGATCAATGCCGAATACCAAGGCAACGATGCGATAATCACAGCGCAGGAGCATAGGACCCAGGCCCTGCATGAGCTGCCGATCACCGCTCAGAGCCTGATGAAGGGCGATCCGGCGATTCCCACCGAGATAACCGTTCTCTGA
- a CDS encoding Pr6Pr family membrane protein: MRFFVGIYRLVIAFFCFSGTYEGWLLGVGNRWVFFTFETNAVLGLLMVWAGAASLLKGIQPPAWLKGCITLYIVITGLVAWLILPPADPATTTHLYGMLTTTMVHIIAPIMAGIDFLLFDPHRRYRWHYSLSWLIYFPFYVAFVVIRAQIWPNAGPGKDPYPYGFIDLKTLGWQQFGINIVTYALAFFVLGLVLFIIDRALPKKTPLTVS; the protein is encoded by the coding sequence ATGAGATTTTTTGTGGGCATATACCGTCTTGTCATTGCATTCTTCTGTTTTTCGGGAACCTATGAAGGCTGGCTTCTGGGAGTCGGCAACAGATGGGTCTTCTTCACCTTCGAAACCAACGCGGTTCTGGGATTGCTCATGGTCTGGGCCGGCGCCGCGTCGCTGCTGAAGGGCATCCAGCCACCGGCATGGCTGAAGGGATGCATCACCCTCTACATAGTCATAACCGGCCTGGTGGCCTGGCTGATACTGCCACCTGCCGATCCCGCCACGACGACCCATCTGTATGGCATGCTCACCACCACGATGGTCCACATCATCGCGCCGATCATGGCAGGCATCGATTTTCTGCTCTTTGACCCACATCGCCGATACAGGTGGCATTATTCGCTCAGCTGGCTGATATATTTCCCGTTCTATGTAGCCTTCGTCGTGATCCGTGCGCAGATTTGGCCGAATGCCGGCCCTGGAAAGGATCCGTATCCATACGGATTCATAGATCTGAAGACACTGGGATGGCAGCAGTTCGGCATCAACATCGTGACCTATGCGCTCGCATTCTTCGTGCTTGGGCTTGTCCTGTTCATCATCGACCGCGCATTGCCGAAGAAAACACCATTGACGGTCAGTTGA
- the rph gene encoding ribonuclease PH — translation MAAIKDMLDSSQVIRSDGRAVDELRPVKITRGFTDVPEGSVLIECGNTRVMCTATFTSTVPRWRKESGLGWVTAEYSMLPRATSDRTDRESVRGKIGGRTHEISRLVGRCLRGVIDMKALGEHQIQLDCDVLQADGGTRTASITGAYVALADALNWAEKNHRIRSAKKILKEPVSAVSVGVIDGTPMLDLPYIEDSKAMTDMNVAMTGSGAFIEIQGTAEHRPFNREELGVLLDLATKGNQDLQKAQREALEQSL, via the coding sequence ATGGCAGCGATAAAGGATATGTTGGACAGCTCTCAGGTCATACGTTCAGACGGAAGGGCCGTCGACGAACTGCGGCCGGTGAAGATCACTCGCGGATTCACCGATGTTCCCGAAGGTTCGGTGCTGATCGAATGTGGCAACACGCGTGTCATGTGCACGGCGACCTTCACCTCGACGGTGCCTCGTTGGCGCAAGGAATCAGGCTTGGGATGGGTCACTGCGGAATATTCGATGCTTCCCCGTGCGACCAGCGACCGCACTGACAGAGAGTCGGTCAGAGGCAAGATCGGTGGCAGGACGCACGAGATTAGTCGTCTTGTCGGCCGCTGCCTGCGCGGCGTCATTGACATGAAGGCCCTGGGAGAGCATCAGATCCAGCTTGATTGCGATGTCTTGCAGGCGGATGGCGGAACACGCACCGCATCGATCACAGGAGCATACGTCGCGCTCGCAGATGCGTTGAACTGGGCGGAAAAGAACCATCGCATCCGCAGCGCGAAGAAAATCCTGAAGGAGCCGGTTTCGGCAGTCTCCGTCGGTGTGATCGATGGAACGCCGATGTTGGATCTTCCCTATATCGAGGACAGCAAGGCAATGACCGACATGAACGTCGCGATGACCGGTTCAGGGGCATTCATCGAAATTCAGGGCACTGCAGAGCATCGTCCCTTCAACCGCGAGGAGCTGGGCGTTCTTCTTGATCTGGCCACGAAGGGCAATCAGGATTTGCAGAAAGCCCAGCGAGAGGCCTTGGAACAGAGCCTGTGA
- a CDS encoding non-canonical purine NTP pyrophosphatase, which yields MKLIVATHNEGKLAEIQTILKADLGSRSDGIQLVTAGSLGLPDPVETGVSFEENALLKARDVAERTGEPTLADDSGLIVDFLGAAPGILSARWSGVHGDDEANLRLLLSQMKDIPDSGRSAHFTCAMALVVPGSVTGGKRYEHVEFGIMRGSINHGPVGEHGFGYDPIFVPTAQPKDQVGGADNNELTSAQMSPRQKNAISHRGQAIRNMVPFIDDLLLQ from the coding sequence ATGAAACTGATCGTTGCAACGCATAATGAAGGAAAGCTTGCCGAAATCCAAACGATCCTGAAGGCTGATCTCGGCTCTCGCAGCGATGGGATACAGCTGGTGACCGCGGGTTCGCTGGGCTTGCCTGATCCCGTCGAGACCGGTGTCAGTTTCGAGGAAAACGCACTTCTGAAGGCGCGTGATGTCGCAGAGAGAACCGGGGAACCGACGCTTGCCGACGATTCTGGGCTCATCGTTGACTTTCTCGGTGCCGCTCCGGGAATTCTGTCAGCGCGCTGGTCGGGCGTCCATGGCGATGATGAGGCGAATCTTCGTCTCCTTCTTTCGCAGATGAAGGACATTCCTGATTCCGGACGTTCGGCGCACTTCACATGTGCCATGGCCTTGGTCGTACCCGGATCGGTGACGGGTGGAAAACGGTATGAGCATGTCGAGTTTGGCATCATGAGAGGCTCGATCAACCACGGTCCGGTAGGGGAGCATGGTTTTGGATATGATCCCATCTTCGTACCGACCGCTCAGCCCAAGGACCAGGTGGGCGGCGCTGACAACAACGAGCTCACATCGGCGCAGATGTCGCCTCGCCAGAAGAATGCCATTTCACATCGTGGGCAGGCGATACGCAATATGGTGCCTTTCATCGACGATCTATTGCTGCAATAA
- a CDS encoding AEC family transporter produces MSGVIQALALLAVLLGGYGLKRAHVFGPKDYKVMEGVVFDFTLPGAIIYSFSTNEHHLDMLWLSLFGVISSLIPLLLIFVSTRHLQIRDRVFLMLNGCGMNVGNFCLPIITALLGQGASMSVIMFDIGNSLMMCAGMYAMTTSLLHIPQNEPVDLSHVGNDVAKLPYHRLTDPHARWLRRRANIRNVIRSFYTSVPFDTYVVMVALMIIGVRLPEWFANFFGPISNANGFCSMLMVGMLMDLPASAADIKSVFSVIGWKLLFGILLGVAAWYILPFEPLVRKAVVLVCLAPTAVFSTLFTDRVLGNAKLAGFTLASTGILSLILITTLNALIPI; encoded by the coding sequence GTGTCCGGAGTCATACAGGCGCTAGCCCTTTTAGCAGTGTTGCTCGGCGGCTATGGACTGAAGCGCGCCCACGTTTTCGGTCCCAAGGATTACAAGGTGATGGAAGGCGTGGTCTTTGACTTCACGCTTCCTGGCGCAATCATATATTCCTTCTCAACCAATGAACATCATCTCGACATGCTGTGGCTGTCTCTTTTCGGCGTAATCTCGAGCCTGATTCCTCTGCTTCTCATCTTTGTCTCGACCAGACACCTACAGATCCGCGATCGCGTTTTCCTGATGCTCAACGGCTGCGGAATGAACGTCGGCAACTTCTGCCTGCCGATAATCACTGCGCTTCTTGGACAAGGGGCGAGCATGTCGGTCATCATGTTCGACATAGGCAACTCATTGATGATGTGCGCGGGCATGTATGCGATGACCACATCCTTGCTGCATATTCCTCAGAACGAACCTGTCGACCTGAGCCATGTCGGAAACGACGTCGCCAAGCTGCCCTATCACCGTCTGACAGATCCGCATGCACGCTGGCTGCGCCGCAGAGCGAACATACGAAACGTAATCAGGAGCTTCTATACCTCAGTGCCCTTCGACACCTATGTGGTGATGGTCGCCCTGATGATAATCGGAGTTCGCCTCCCTGAGTGGTTTGCAAACTTCTTTGGCCCTATTTCGAACGCGAATGGTTTCTGCTCGATGCTCATGGTCGGCATGCTGATGGACTTGCCAGCCTCCGCCGCCGATATTAAATCAGTCTTTTCGGTCATTGGCTGGAAACTGTTGTTCGGCATTCTGCTCGGCGTGGCAGCCTGGTACATACTGCCCTTCGAACCGCTTGTCCGCAAGGCAGTGGTTCTGGTGTGCCTGGCTCCAACCGCTGTCTTCAGCACGCTCTTCACAGACAGGGTTCTCGGCAATGCGAAACTTGCAGGTTTCACCCTTGCAAGCACTGGGATTCTCTCTTTGATCCTGATAACGACACTCAATGCCCTGATTCCAATCTAA
- a CDS encoding pyridoxamine 5'-phosphate oxidase family protein, with amino-acid sequence MATLTDEMKHMIDDGVAFIATVDHDGNPDIGPKMSIHVVDDNHIGYYERTAGQHYRNIVDNGRLIVMVVDTAKKLGYRFHGPVTLHSDDDVFNQAVAWADEHGTKHPVTVPIMEITRIDSLAPGANAGKPIE; translated from the coding sequence ATGGCTACACTGACAGATGAGATGAAGCATATGATCGACGATGGCGTTGCCTTCATCGCGACGGTCGATCACGACGGGAATCCGGACATCGGACCAAAGATGTCCATTCACGTAGTCGACGACAACCACATTGGCTACTACGAGCGGACTGCTGGTCAGCACTACCGCAACATCGTCGACAACGGTCGTCTGATCGTCATGGTCGTCGATACTGCGAAGAAGCTTGGCTACCGCTTCCATGGCCCTGTCACGCTCCACAGTGACGACGACGTATTTAACCAGGCAGTGGCATGGGCCGACGAGCATGGCACCAAGCATCCTGTTACCGTGCCGATTATGGAAATCACCAGAATCGACAGTCTTGCCCCTGGAGCGAATGCGGGCAAGCCAATCGAGTGA
- a CDS encoding NINE protein, with amino-acid sequence MTNPTSPQHDDNTNDSENTDRQETAQSQSQGNQAYQGSQGHQEDQEQSTGDRYNYAGNAARQAGHGDTGANAGQQAYGSQPGTPSSQNQYAQQNPYSQQNEYARQNPGQAGQYAQNGQYAQNAQYGQQNPYAQPGNDSPYNAPYNGYAPNGQPYWQQNPYGNGVPTSSKSKIVAGLLAIFLGTFGVHNFYLGRTGRAVVQLLISVLTLGIGAIAVEIWTIVEGILILASHPGNPWHQDAMGYELQD; translated from the coding sequence ATGACAAACCCAACATCGCCGCAACATGACGACAACACGAATGATTCCGAGAACACCGATCGCCAGGAGACCGCGCAGAGCCAATCACAGGGCAATCAGGCATACCAGGGTAGCCAGGGACATCAAGAAGACCAGGAACAATCAACCGGCGATCGATACAACTATGCCGGAAATGCCGCCAGACAGGCAGGGCATGGCGACACCGGCGCAAATGCAGGGCAGCAGGCTTACGGCAGCCAGCCGGGAACCCCTTCCTCGCAGAACCAGTATGCACAGCAAAACCCGTACTCGCAGCAAAACGAATATGCACGGCAGAACCCAGGGCAGGCAGGACAATACGCGCAGAACGGCCAGTATGCGCAGAATGCCCAGTACGGCCAGCAAAACCCATATGCACAGCCTGGAAACGATTCCCCATACAACGCCCCATACAATGGTTATGCTCCCAACGGACAGCCATATTGGCAACAGAATCCATATGGCAATGGTGTTCCCACCTCTTCTAAGTCGAAGATAGTCGCCGGGCTTCTCGCCATCTTCCTGGGTACATTCGGCGTTCACAACTTCTATCTGGGCAGAACGGGCAGGGCCGTCGTACAGCTGCTTATCAGCGTGCTGACTCTGGGCATCGGGGCGATCGCGGTCGAGATATGGACCATCGTCGAAGGAATTCTCATTCTTGCATCGCATCCCGGAAACCCATGGCACCAGGATGCGATGGGATACGAATTGCAGGACTGA
- a CDS encoding pyrimidine dimer DNA glycosylase/endonuclease V has protein sequence MRMWSVAPTALDQKALVACWRESLLAQAVLLGKTKGYVHHPQLTRFRETADPIASIATFLSNIADEADSRGYHFDRSRIVGKPNEVISMDVTKGQLDYEWRLLLVKESRRDDGAFKKMMHMTVRSNPIFHVVAGPIAPWEHVLDLASLDERHILGSVS, from the coding sequence ATGAGAATGTGGAGTGTGGCACCGACTGCCCTCGATCAGAAGGCCCTCGTGGCCTGTTGGAGGGAATCCTTGCTCGCACAGGCGGTGCTGCTCGGAAAGACGAAGGGGTACGTTCATCACCCACAGCTCACACGATTCCGTGAGACAGCGGATCCTATCGCTTCGATAGCCACATTTCTATCGAACATTGCCGATGAGGCCGATTCGCGCGGATATCATTTCGATCGCTCGCGGATCGTCGGCAAGCCGAATGAGGTCATTTCCATGGATGTGACCAAAGGGCAGCTCGATTACGAATGGCGCCTGCTCCTCGTCAAGGAATCGAGGAGGGATGACGGTGCCTTCAAAAAAATGATGCATATGACGGTGAGATCGAATCCCATCTTTCACGTCGTGGCAGGGCCCATCGCTCCTTGGGAGCATGTTCTCGACCTCGCATCGCTTGACGAACGGCACATTCTTGGCAGCGTCTCATGA
- the nhaA gene encoding Na+/H+ antiporter NhaA has translation MSSKPLHIAFNAAKRMSASDAGAGVMLLFAAILALVLANSPMGRLYEQVGSQTFGVSSIGLRLSLREWVTDGLLAIFFFTVGLDLKEEFTSGILKDPKVAILPIAAAFGGVACPALIFVLAIMPIGGEPLQGWAIPTATDIAFAVSILAMVGRSLPRQLRTFLLTLAVVDDLIGIAIIAVYYTDGIHVIPLAIAAIALAAFALLLRKGMTAPYVILPCALLVWGFVHASGIHPTISGVALGLCVPASEPWKGGKSMARNVGRRCAPFSKMLIVPVFAFFSTGVNVGGWSGLLEQLRQPVTLAIVVALSFGKVLGITGTTMLLTRFPVLALPKGVHWPEMIGMGFVAGIGFTVSMLIGELAFGAGSVLDDESKIGILAGSLLSASIGTAILVVASRRRASKALKEDPSQ, from the coding sequence ATGTCGTCCAAGCCACTCCATATCGCATTCAACGCAGCGAAACGGATGTCTGCCAGCGATGCCGGAGCGGGCGTCATGCTGCTGTTCGCCGCAATTCTTGCACTGGTCCTGGCCAACTCCCCAATGGGGAGACTCTATGAGCAGGTAGGCTCCCAGACCTTCGGAGTCAGTTCCATCGGTCTGCGGCTGAGTTTGCGCGAATGGGTCACTGATGGACTTCTGGCCATATTCTTCTTCACGGTCGGCCTGGATCTGAAGGAGGAATTCACCTCGGGAATCCTGAAGGATCCCAAGGTGGCGATCCTGCCGATTGCGGCTGCATTCGGAGGGGTGGCATGCCCGGCGCTGATCTTCGTGCTGGCCATCATGCCCATCGGGGGAGAACCGCTGCAAGGCTGGGCGATTCCCACGGCCACCGACATCGCCTTTGCGGTCTCGATTCTCGCAATGGTCGGCAGATCACTGCCACGTCAATTGCGCACATTTCTGCTGACGCTTGCAGTCGTCGATGATTTGATCGGCATCGCAATCATTGCCGTATATTACACCGATGGCATCCATGTGATTCCGTTGGCCATCGCCGCCATTGCGCTCGCGGCATTCGCGCTGCTGCTGCGAAAGGGCATGACTGCACCATATGTCATTCTTCCCTGCGCTTTGCTGGTCTGGGGTTTCGTGCACGCTTCTGGGATCCATCCGACGATCTCTGGCGTGGCGCTGGGACTATGCGTTCCTGCAAGCGAACCCTGGAAGGGTGGAAAATCTATGGCAAGGAATGTTGGCAGACGATGCGCCCCCTTCTCAAAGATGCTGATCGTGCCGGTGTTTGCCTTCTTCTCGACGGGAGTCAACGTCGGAGGCTGGTCAGGACTGCTTGAACAGTTGCGGCAACCGGTGACCCTCGCGATTGTCGTCGCACTGTCGTTCGGCAAGGTGCTCGGCATCACGGGCACGACCATGCTGCTCACCCGCTTTCCCGTACTTGCGCTGCCCAAAGGCGTGCATTGGCCAGAGATGATTGGCATGGGCTTCGTGGCGGGAATAGGATTCACGGTCTCGATGCTCATTGGCGAGCTCGCATTTGGCGCTGGGAGCGTCCTCGATGACGAATCCAAGATCGGCATTCTTGCCGGGTCACTGCTTTCGGCATCGATCGGGACGGCAATCCTGGTCGTTGCGTCCCGGCGAAGGGCATCGAAGGCACTCAAGGAAGACCCATCGCAGTAG